GTATCGTGCGTTGAGACGTGCTTGCTGAAGATACTGTTTATTAATTTGCATAGTAGAATGAGCAGTTATGGAGAGGACCTGAGCGGCCGGCCGTGGTACCACCAAAGCCTCAGTCGTATGGACGGAGAGAAACTCTTGGTTGAAAGCAACAGAGATGGAGCCTTTCTCGTCCGTAGCAGCGACACTGTGAAGGGAGCATATGTTCTCTCCATTATGTTAGTAAATTAAATTATAAACATTATAATAGTGGAGTTATTGAGTATACAGCTGGTAGTTTTGATGGGTGTTAAGAATGAGTGAATGTACACATGTTAGTTAGTGTATATTGTTTCACTAGAAACCTTATAATTGTGTTGTAGtgatgtgtacattgtgtttgtgtgtggtgtatAGTTTGAGTTGTGGTTTACAACCAAAGGCTATTATGGGTTccatgtgtgttgtgttttaCATTATATTTTGTCTTGTGTAGTTCACAGAACAGGATTCATCATTATCGTATTATCCCTTGTGGGGATGGGATGCTGAAAATAGAGGTACATGGGGATACATACACACGTGGACATGCCCATACACACTATGTGCGCACACAGacatgtgtggacacattatgTGCACACAGAGAGAGCAGAACTAAAAACAGAAAATGTTTCTTTATTTCTATTTCACATTCAAAATGTCATGTTGACAGTCCCAGGCTGGTGTGCAGGCTAGGAGGTTTGGTTCACTACCAGAACTAATAGACTATTACGTGGAGCCTAGAAGAGGATTAGCTAGTCCATTGACCTTCCCTGTACAGCAACCACAAGAAGAGCCTGAGGAGGAGTCAGGTATGTAGGGAAACCTGTTTGTGATTCCTTAGAATAATGACATTTGTATAATTGTACAGAACAGAAATACTTATACTCGTTCTTTGAAGCCACACTGGTCACATCAAATACTATGGGGATATATAAACTTGTCTTGATTGTCGGGCAAGGGGTCAGGGGTTTATATGGTAGACCTGTTAGTCTAATTTCTTATAGGGATATCTATAGGGTGATATACATGTTAGCATTTCATCACTTAATTTGCagatgatgaagaagatgaagcagAGATGGAACAGGTTACACCGGCGACAGCGGCTATTAATGGGAGCAATGCTGTAGAGACACGTGATGGCTCCAGTATATTGTCCAAAATATTTACTGCAGCATTGAAGAATCAGGATAAAtcttggtgtgtgttgtgtgtgtgtgcgtgcgtacgtgtgtgtgtgtgtgtgtgtagtaatcAGTAAGTGAGCTTTGAATATGTGCATATTTATGCTTAAATTCCTTTTTTTTTGTGGTAAAATTTCTTCTTTCCAAATTGAAATTGAAGAAGACAATTGCTGATTAATTAATATAATTTGACTGACATGTTGTCTGATAGTCAACAACATTGAAATGTTCAactgggtgtgtgtgtgtgtgtatgtgtatgtgtatgtatatttgtatttgtatttgtatttatgTTTACTGTTCTTGATGTTTGGGACACATTCATGACCTCCATTCAATATCTTATTTGTGCTGCAAATGTGTCCTGGAAAATCAGGAAGTTAATTGCCCCAATTTTGAAGGTCAACTATGAGAAACATCTATATGTGTCATGATGAGCCAGGTTGGCCTCTCCATTGTTAAACACACTGACAGTTTTCACGATTGATTTGAAATATATGAGTATGGCATCGCTGGAAACTCTATAGATAGTATTACCACTAACTGCATAGGATATGAAGCAGAGATGTAGAGATAGCGAAGTGCTTCAACCAGCCTAGTTCTAAAATGTTAATGTAAAGTACAGCCTCAAGCATTTGGCTGGGATTATATTGAACAGCCAAAACACTATATATGTACCCATACATCCTTGCGATAGAATGCTGTTTATCGGAGTGAACATAAACAACCTACTCACTGCTTTATCAATAAGGATATTTACATGTTGTGCGTATTGTAAAGTGTGGAAATAATactacaaactatatatttaATTGTGATATTGTAAGGACTTTTAAACACATTTTTGTACatagtagctacatagctaatacTATTTTCCTGTTTCAGTGGAaatagccagtgttgggagtaacgcgttacataagtaacgcgttatgtaatattattacttttgtggtaactaagtaatataacgaaatacgctataaaaacgggtaatataactcaagttactttacttacaaatgtaacacgttacctaagtaatatagttactgtaacgagtataatattacgtaatattattactacaagtaatgaagttactaatctcgttagttatcctctgagtaacgcctagccataacgaagtaacgaagcctactaaatgaagcttattcaccagcttcttacttgtaaccaagatttgcacattgtccaacaacgcaatcatgtcacgtgataaagtggtagtttcacacgtgacagcttaaggctgtggacacaaagtaatgtaatatgtaatattattacagttactttattttatgagtaatatgtaactgtaactaaatagttcagctgcaagtaatatgtaactagttatacttttacaaagtaacttgcccaacactggaaaTAGCACATCTTAATATCTATCTGGGACTGTAAACAGTGGAGATTATTTTCCTGTTGTGTCCATAGCTCTTGGTGTCAGTGAGAGGCTTTGTTGTTTATCAAGTTATGCCTCAGATGATAACAGATTGGTCATGTCCCGTTTAGACTGTTTTACAGATTTGTAGTCTTATCTGGCCACTTGCACTGCAACCTATCATATCTCTTGCATTTAATATAGTTGTCATTGCTGCCTAGAAGAAGTCATTTCATCGGTATGTATGCATGGCTGTCAACATATTGTAAAATTTGAATTTTACCTGTAGTCTGTAGTGTTGCAAAGCCCTACTGGTTTATGATTTTGATTCAAGGCATGATTTAAACTCTAGACAATTAGCAGTAGGCACTCTTCCCTGCTGAAGGTATAAATAGTAATGCATTTACAATCAACAAAAACACTAAAAAATACAGAACAATATGACattaaacatgcacacacaatggACAACTACAATTAAAACACTTGCAATAAATCAAAATATTACTGTAGGTTAATTACATTGaaaatttacaaatatttcTCTTGACTATCACAACTTTTGTACCAATTTTGATTATCACTAGTCAATCAATGTTGATAATtgaataattgcccatccctaATGTAAAGACCATAGAGTTTGTTGTCTTTGGTTGTTGAAACGGGTTGTTACTTGTTTCATTGTTGTGTTCACACAGTGTGTCCACTGAGTTCCATGAGGCCGTCAAGCAGTACATCAGTGTGGGTGGACTGGCTAATGATATGGGGGCTGTGTGTTCCAGTCAGCCATCGATAAATAACCTCACCAAGCTTGTCTCTGAGGATTGTCACCGGCTGCACAAGTAAGTTGCATTTGTATGCGTtcatagtgtacatgtgtgtgtggccATGCATATGCATATAAGGTATGTATGAACAAAACTGTTTCGGTCACTTCGTGATCCTTAAGGCAGTCTACATATTTGTTTTATTAAGTTAATGTACCTTGTCTTAATTTCTGCAGAGAACTAGACAACCTACTCACCAAACTTGATGTATTAAAGATGTTGTTTGAAACAGCTAGTGGTGTAAGCTTTAGATCTTCTACATTACAACGTAAATCCACAACTGAGGTGAGCTACTTCTGTAGTGGCTAACACATCATTATCAGATGGTCTATAGGAGAGCCTTTATGAAGCTCTACCAGAGAAGTTGATGAAATGTAGAACAGCAGTACAAGGTTTGGAAGACACGGTAGGACTTATTTTATGTGATAAACAATTTACAGTTTTGTTTGTGAATAAGTTTTGTGGATTGTGCTTCTTTACTTGTGTTAACTAATGATATGTCTACTAttgaagtgttttatttgtaaggCTTTTACGGCACTCAAAGAGTTGCACACTAGAGTTGATGGTCTCCCAGTCTCACCCTCACCAGCTACCACTGACCTGGACACAGTCATCACTCCGAAACCTACCAGTGGTAGCCGCAGCTGTGATGGAGTGGTCGTGTTTCAGGTGGGCACTTATTAGAGTATAATAgtccgcatccttttttggactTGAAACTCTTTTGTTTCTTGTTGCAGTAACAGGATTTCCTCAATTATGGAAACTAATTGTTATTTGGAGactaaaaaattattttgtctTTGCAAATTAATTACATTGCTCTGTTACTATTTGAACCAGGAAATGTATTTCAAACCTAAAATTTCTGTTACAGGTGTATCTCACAAGTGCTCTGCAGGGCAGAAGAAACCAAATGAATTTCAAAGTTAATATCAGGGAAGGTCAGTGTTGTCATATAATACTACACAGTGTGTAACACAAGtagtatacatgtgtatgtatttgaGGTTCTGGGAATTTCTTAGGATTATAGCTATTGGTAGACTGTTAACGTTAGAATGTACTGACTATATTAGGAGTGTGCTAGTAGGAATATGCATAGTAGCcaagtttaaaatgtgttggTGTCTGTACCATTACCAACCATACTGCATATTACTAAGATATTGTTCTTACTATTTATAACACACTGGTGTGGCACACTTTCTTTGCTGCATGATATACCATGTCTTGGTAATAAGCACTGTCATTGTCTATCATAGAATTCATTTAGCTGTCTATTTATAATTTAGGAAAATTGACAGTTGGTAAAGCAGGAGAGCCAGGCACGATGTACGATCATAACCAAATTCACCAGTTGGTCAAATCACGTTCCAAAGAGCAGAGACTGGGTATTGTGCTGGAAGGACAAGGACGTAAAGACTACATGTTTGAGAGCCTGCAAGTAAGATAGTAGGTGGGGCTAAAAGGTCACATGATCTATATATTTAATTGCAGGCTAGAGAGCAGTTTTGTCAGTTAATCCAACTTGTGCGTAACAAGCATAACGAAAACACTGCAGTAAATTCTCTATCCCTTTTTATTGGGACCTGGAACATGGGTGGGTGTGGCTCAGATGTGTGCGTATAGTGATGTTTGTGCTTTGCAGGTGATGCCCCACCTCCTTTGAGAATGGACTCATGGTTGATGTGTGAAGGACTCGGTAAACCTCTAGATTCAAAAGCTACCAAAGTACATGATATTTATGCCATTGGGAGCCAGGTATTATAttgtattgtgggtttgggttattTAATGTGGTTGGTTGTATACAGGAGTGTAGTAAGGTGAAGGAGATTGAGTGGCTGACAAAAATCAAGACTGTTCTCAAACAGTTAACAAAACTTGATTATGAAAAGGTATTGTGTTGCATGTATACATCGTATGCTAACTATGAACAGATGACGTACGTGTATAAGTGTGCggacgtacacacacacacacacacacacacacacacacataacacacttATACACATCACATGCACTAGTCTAGTTTGTTGAGCAATTCAGTACTAGTCTTAAGTGCATGTCAAGTCTGACACAGTATGCTATGGCCACGTAACCATTTGTACCATTCACAGGTTGCCATGAACACACTATGGGGTATGAGGATCTTGATATTGGCCAAACCAGAGCACATGAACAGCATCAGTCATGTTCAGATGTCACAGGTACGCACTGGGATTGGCAACACCCTTGGCAACAAAGGAGCAGTAGGTGTGTCATTCTACTTTGGCAGCACATCGTTTTGCTTCATCAATAGTCATCTCACCTCTGGGAATGAAAAGTGCCAcaggtatgtacatatgtatgtatgtatgtattacgtatgaatgtatgtatgtacgtacgtacgtatgtatgcatgtatgtatgtatgtacatatgaatgtatgtacgtacgtacgtacgtatgtatgtatgtatgtatgtacatatgaatgtatgtatgtatgtacgtatatatgttTATGTGTATTGCTATACTAATCAATTGCAATCTTTCGAGTACTGTGTAAATGCACTAGATGCAAATGCTGAGTAATtttaatataatatgtacattttcacTTCTTAGACGAAACAACAACTTTCATGATATTTTAAAAGGACTAGTTGGACTGAAACAGAAAAAGCAGCTTTCAATATTTGACCTCACATTGCAGTTCCACCATCTCTTCTGGTTTGGTGACCTCAACTATCGTGTAGACCTAGCAGCTACGGTAATCTGAACCTGTACAGGTATTGTAGTAGTCATGTCTTTCTTCTCCTGTAGGATATTGTTGAACTAGCAAAGACCAAGGATTACTTTGCTATCTGTTTAGAAGATCAGCTGAGGAAAGAAAAAGATAAAGGAAAAGTTTTCGTTGGCTTTGGTATGCAAGTGGAGTTATCTATGTACTgtggtagtgtgtatgtgtgtgtagagATTAATGATCAATGAATCATATATAAGGAGAGGGGTTTAATATGAAAGCTCTACGAGGGATTGTGTTTAAATTTTTATTCTCTTGTCTTCCAGTCCACTTGTGTGGATAGATTTTTGTGTGATTGCGACATGTTTTGGTGATTAATGACCTAAATTTCTCCTCTTTTTGTCTTGTAACATTAAAGTATACCATTACCTGCTGTAAGACATGCCATGTTTGTTTACTAGATGAGACTCCAATATTGTTTCCACCCACTTATCGCTACAAAACTAATATCAACCATCGGACAACAGATGATTATGTATGGCTTAAGCAAAAGAGAAGTGGAGTAAGTGAATTTTGTTATGTCATCCTGTGTGTATCTTTGTTGAGCAGGTGAGAGTGAATGTTCCGTCCTTCTGTGATCGAGTGTTGTGGAGATCTTACCCTGGAACCTACATTGTCAACCTAGCTTATGGTAAAcatttgtgtgtgtctgtgcgtgcgtgcatgtgtgtgtacatttcaGGTATAACAATgtatatgttgtgtgtgtgtttgaaggatatttgtaaaatttggtGTTATAATTCAGGTTGCTCTAATGATGTCTACACCAGTGATCATTCCCCATTATTCTCTGTGTTCTCCATTGAGAAAGTTGGCCAGTACACAGCCAATGGTGAGTTGTATGCAACAGTACCTCCATTATTCAGACAACTGTGTACCCAGTAGTGTTCAGGAATTTGCTCTAGTAAACACCCATTCGTTTGCATACAaggctactctaatagaacatatactTATTCTAGTAGGACaggtttggataatggaggatCGGAGTCAATATGTAGATAATTGGGGTCCTATTGTGCTGAGTTGTTGTAGGGGATTGGCACAATGCAGTAATACATTTTCAAGGTGTAGGCATGTATTCAGCAAGCAGTATTGTTGCTACAGCAAATTCACACAACCAGAGGTATTGTTCTGTAGTCCACTAGATTATCAAACGTAATGTATTTTTGTGTTCTAAGACAGATAGGGCTCCCACGGGTAGGGTTCCCACCCAATCCTAACATGTACACTAACCCACCAATATTATCCTTTGTGCAGACTATATGTTATGCTAAACTTCAGCTAGATAAGTTCACCTTTGTGTATCTTGTCCCCAGTGTTCTTCCTTCTTATGTACAAGTCCTTCCTTGATTTGTAATTGTAAGGTGGGAACTAGTTGTGCAGGTACAGTGGTATGACAGAATAAAGAATGATAATTAtattactctaacagaacagtcaaataTTTTAACAGAGAATCCTTTATATGCATTGTACTTCGCTTCTAATTTTTACTAATGATCCTGTGCATGGCATGGTACTACAAATGCTAGGTTTCATACTGGTACATGTTACAGTTATTCAGTTCATATGTTACATGTGGAGGCACTGTACTGGCTACATCTCACTTTTAATGATAACTCAGAGAGCACGCTGCACTTAAGCATAAAAACTACTTTGTTTCATGAGTATAAAATTTCTGTACAACATGCTGGGCCAATATTTCCAGACAATGTACTTACTACCGTACTATATCTTGTCATAATTATACCAATAGACTTGTATGTTTGGTCTAGGTAATGTTTCTCACATACTTCATCCTTTTCTCTCTTGCAAACCTTTTTTTTGTTAAGATTCATGTGATTGCTGAAATATTAGATTTTTACAACTCTCATAGTTTTATCATTTTAACATGTTATGTGTTGTTCCTTTAGTTGATCAACCTCTTGGGAATGATGATCACAAGAAGGCCAGTATTGTCATCAAGTCTTGCAAGGCTGAGGTGTGTATTGTTTAATACGTTTTGTTGTAGAGAACTACAATGAATGCATTATAGTGTGTCGAGGAAATACTTTGCACATTACAATGAATTATCTTATAATTTATGTAATAATATCCTATTGCAGTGATCTCCTTAAACAAGTAGTAAATTTTTCTATATAGATAATCACCAATAGCAAAGCAACCTTTTACATGGAATTACATTCTCAGTGTTTTGAGGGTGAGTATAACAATGGTCTCTATATTGTAGGTGTGTTGTGTATATTGAGCTAGGGACATCTCTTTTCTTGACCAATTACAAATGTTGCACTGTGTGCCTTATCATGTTTTGATTTAATTATTATATGTTACAGATTTTTGGCAAATGAATTCATCCccttggcaattgaattcgtcactatGGCAATTGACTTTGCCGCGTTGGCACAAGAATTCGTCATAATTAAATTGTCTTCAAAAAGCAACCGCTCATCACAAAGTGAATCATTTTCGCCATTGTGAGTTACgtttgagacactagaaggtgaTAGAAGCTAGTTGAATGtgaagctgatagctgtcttgccaagttaattagcttgtttgCGAGTGACCACGCCCATCACTGATAGTGATGTACAGTTGTGAATGTTACTGAAGAAGCTGTAGTGGAAGAATTATCACCATATGAAGAGTTGTTTGCTACAGTTGTAGCTGCTACATCTAATTTCGTGTattctccagctgccaatcttgttacagatgaattcaatcgccaaagtgacaaattcaattgccaaagtgacgaattcaattgccaaaacctGTAAATTTGTTTTTCAAAGTGCTACTGttctgtatgttttattagagtgttttgggCACTCTGTACTATCATTTGActtgttttattttgtacttCATTATTTTTGACTAGACATGTGATGTAGAATAATGTCCATCTATGTACATGCACATTCAAGTAGAGAAAGTCCATTTTTGTAACACTTTAACCATGCACCACCACCAGTGTGACTTGCAAGTGTAGGTACATTTTGTTCCAATATATTATGGTGTAACTTATTGTCCATATCCTTCTACTGTCTTGTAGACAAATTGACAagaataacagttgcatgtggtATTAACTGCAACCTAATGTCGCCATACATGCTTgtgttgtgtaaacatgcattccccCAAATGTTGTATGTggatttaagggttaaatgtACACTTGAACATTTGGGGACTAACCAATAGTGTTCTGAATATCAAAGTGTCCTGTTAATTTCTATAATTCAAGCATCCTTGTTAATAGGTCACTACTACATTGATTTGTTTATCAACAATTTCTTGTTGTCCAGGTCAGCACCGCAGCTCTCCTAACAAAGACTTTCTGGGGAGTACTTCATCTGGTAAAGTTGGTCCTGTGTGGAACTCCTCAGATAAACCACTCCTTGAGGTAGATATGTTACAGTGTACTGAGTGTAGTTGAACACCATATCATAAAGGGTCCTTGTTTATGACTACAGATTGAGAatgtgttgtgtacatgtgtgcaatAATCCTGTTGTGTTATCTGCTGCTATCAGTAAAAAAATATAGAGAACTGTTGTGTGCTCTACCCTTCTAGCCGAAAGTATTTTTGTTGATGGATTTATACATAGCTTAATATGTAGCCTCTCTCAATGGATTGTAACGAGTTGTTCTCTGTGTTGACAAACAATATAAACAAAACAAATTAATAGATGCTCATACTGGGTTTGTCTTTACTTTCCACAATTCAATTTGCTATTGCATGTTCCTGGGTACTGAGACTGTAATTGCTATTACATTGTGGTGCTTAAAATGGTACTGATTCTACACATATTAAAGTGTGGCAGTAGTAGCCACTCTATATGGCTGCTGTTTTCAATGAGTTAGGTAGATGTATGCTCTACTATAACAACTTGTAACCTGctttttctttttaaaaaaaaaattcattgtCTACTTGATGTTCAAAAACGATGTTTATGTATTTTCGAAATCAACTGTGACACCACTCACGTGTGGCTAGTACTGAAGgtgcagcatttaaccaaggaaatatggtatatatatatatatagctacagactATAAGCTATGTCCTTTAATGCTTAATGTGCCTTAGTTGTAAACCAACCCACAGTTTAATACTTGCACTGCGTTCACATTAGCATGGTAGCACGGTTCAGTTCGACTCGGTTCGGTACGGCCCAGTATTGCCTCTGTTCACACTATGCAGTCTCGCTTGCTAAGTCATCTGGTTTCCATAAGCGTACAATTAAATATTAATTAGTTTACTTGCTAAAACTGGATGTAGCTCTTGCCCTTCAAGCCTCTTGTGC
This portion of the Dysidea avara chromosome 12, odDysAvar1.4, whole genome shotgun sequence genome encodes:
- the LOC136239773 gene encoding phosphatidylinositol 3,4,5-trisphosphate 5-phosphatase 2-like: MSSYGEDLSGRPWYHQSLSRMDGEKLLVESNRDGAFLVRSSDTVKGAYVLSIISQNRIHHYRIIPCGDGMLKIESQAGVQARRFGSLPELIDYYVEPRRGLASPLTFPVQQPQEEPEEESDDEEDEAEMEQVTPATAAINGSNAVETRDGSSILSKIFTAALKNQDKSCVSTEFHEAVKQYISVGGLANDMGAVCSSQPSINNLTKLVSEDCHRLHKELDNLLTKLDVLKMLFETASGVSFRSSTLQRKSTTEESLYEALPEKLMKCRTAVQGLEDTAFTALKELHTRVDGLPVSPSPATTDLDTVITPKPTSGSRSCDGVVVFQVYLTSALQGRRNQMNFKVNIREGKLTVGKAGEPGTMYDHNQIHQLVKSRSKEQRLGIVLEGQGRKDYMFESLQAREQFCQLIQLVRNKHNENTAVNSLSLFIGTWNMGDAPPPLRMDSWLMCEGLGKPLDSKATKVHDIYAIGSQECSKVKEIEWLTKIKTVLKQLTKLDYEKVAMNTLWGMRILILAKPEHMNSISHVQMSQVRTGIGNTLGNKGAVGVSFYFGSTSFCFINSHLTSGNEKCHRRNNNFHDILKGLVGLKQKKQLSIFDLTLQFHHLFWFGDLNYRVDLAATDIVELAKTKDYFAICLEDQLRKEKDKGKVFVGFDETPILFPPTYRYKTNINHRTTDDYVWLKQKRSGVRVNVPSFCDRVLWRSYPGTYIVNLAYGCSNDVYTSDHSPLFSVFSIEKVGQYTANVDQPLGNDDHKKASIVIKSCKAEIITNSKATFYMELHSQCFEGQHRSSPNKDFLGSTSSGKVGPVWNSSDKPLLEIHPIIADPDYLELQHILVSLKSKESDESYAECCVSLRNLIGDTPETVVRQLTHSALAVGEIEILMHVTVEGYKKKALSRQTTNYYQMDTGFIQTDNDTDDTLEKRQRVLSNASSQDRRQFTSSMVVREKEPHEAIRELRSQSNVIPSRPPIAQRRPRLSNPEEDIPPALPLRNRQISENPTSPTNGHATTSSLVVSHDTWKSLDDRPALPPKQRKSYYQPSSGSPPIPKRLSATPPAIPRHGNVHSSNCNTLPASRPKVPVKPTFTATPKTVTELLQMHNATKHLQLLIDSGYDDINYICETGDDELFDIGIVDKADREQLLRVFEEYASKNST